The genomic DNA TTTAGTTGGGTCAGGTTTTGATACCTCAAATTAAATTCTATCTAAATAATTTTTATTTATTAAATGTCATCTAATCTATCAAACGTAGAAATTCTAAATATTTTGCTAGAAGGTTCTAATCTTGATGAAAAAAATTCTAGATCATTAATGCAAAGATGGCTTAATGATGAAATATCTGATGTTCAAACAGGAGCATTTCTGAGCGCTTTGAGAGCTAAAGGATGCACAGGTGTAGAATTGTCTTCTATGGCTGAGGAACTCTTAAATGTTTGTGAATTGCCTGTAGAAAGACCAAATTTAAACATGGTAGATACTTGTGGAACTGGTGGAGATGGTGCTAATACTTTTAATATTTCTACAGCAGTAGCCTTTGTATCTGCATCTTGTGGGGTAAAAATTGCCAAACACGGCAATAAAAGTGCTAGCGGAAAAGTTGGCTCTGCTGATGTTTTGTTGAATCTTGGTTTGAATTTAAACTGTTCATTAGAAAAAGTAGTTTCTGCAGTAAATGAAATTGGAATAACTTTTTTGTTTGCACCTGTTTGGCATAAATCTTTAATCAAACTTGCTCCATTAAGAAAGGCTCTTGGTATAAGGACTGTATTCAATCAACTTGGACCATTGGTAAATCCTTTAAGACCAAATGCGCAAGTATTGGGCGTTGCTTCAGAGGATCTTTTGATGCCCATGGGTAGTGCACTATTAAAAATGGGCATGAATAGAGCAATAGTAGTACATGGTTGTGGAGCCCTTGATGAGGCGTCTCTTCAGGGTGAAAATAAATTAGTATTTGTTGAGAATGGTGAATTACGATGCTCAAAAATAAATATTTCAGATTTTAACTATGAAAATATTTCAAACGATAAGCTTGTAGTTTCTAATAATAATTCTAACGAGGATATATTAAAGTCTGTTTTAAATGGTACTGGGGAAGAATCTCATAAAGAAGTTGTTGCTCTGAATACTGCATTAGTTCTCTGGGTAGCCGGAATTGAGGATGATCTTCATAAAGGCTTTAATAGAGCTTTATTTGCAATTAATCAAGGAGATCCCTGGAACAATTTTTTACTTTTAAAACATTTTTTATCATCTGATGAATTAATTACAAATTGATGATTAATCCATATAAGAAAAATGCAAAATTAGTTTTAAGTAATGGTATTGTATTTCCGGGATTTTCTTTTGGAGCTTCTGGTACTGCTTTTGGTGAAATAGTTTTTAATACAGGAATGACCGGATATCAAGAGGTTATTACTGATCCAAGTTATTATGGACAAATTTTAACATTCACTTATCCAGAAATTGGAAATACTGGTATTAATCTTGAAGATTCAGAATCTAGTATTAACGTTAAAGGAATAATTGTTAGAAATTATTCGTCTAACAATAGCAATTGGAGATCTCTAAAGGATTTTAATCAATGGTTAGTTGAGAAAAACATAATAGGACTTTATGGAATTGATACGAGGGCCCTTGTAAAGATTTTAAGATCTAATGGTTCGATGAACGGAATTTTAACCTCTGAAGATAAAACTGTTGAAAATTGTTTAAAAAAGATATCTGAAATTCCAAAAATGGAAGGATTAAATTTATCAAAAGAAGTTACTACAAAGCAACAATATTTATGGCAAAAACCCTCAGAAACAACTTTTGATATTAGAAAAAAATATTTAGAAAAGACTAAAAAGTTAAAAATAGTAGCAATTGATTTTGGAATAAAAAAATCAATTTTGAATAGACTAGTTTCTCATGGTTGCGAAATTTTAGTTTTACCTTATCGATCCTCTTTAAAAGATGTTTTATCTAATAAACCTGATGGAATATTCTTCTCAAATGGTCCAGGTGACCCCTCCTCCGTTAATGAAGGAATAGATTTAGCAAGATCACTTATTGAATATGGTGAAATACCTATGTTCGGAATTTGCCTTGGTCATCAAATATTTGGATTAGCTTTAGGGGGGGCAACTTATAAACTTCAATTTGGACATCGTGGTTTAAATCATCCTTGTGGCAAGAATAATAAAATTGAGATAACTAGCCAGAATCATGGCTTCGCTATTGACCCAAATTCTCTCTCAAAGGATATAGTCAAAATTACTCATCATAATCTTAATGACAACACAGTTGCTGGTTTAGAAGTTAATAATAAGCCTATATTTAGTGTTCAATTTCATCCGGAAGCAGGACCTGGACCTCATGATTCAGATTATTTATTTAAAAAATTTGTTTCTCTAATGTTAGAAAGATGTTGACATATTGTTTTCTTTTGATTTGATAATTACATTTGATACATTTATTGGAGGAATTAAAAATAGAAGATTTTCAGAAGTTAACGGTTTCTCTTAGAGGAAACATTGATTTAAGAACAAATATTATTGTTTTTACTTTTAAAGGCCAACTTGATGCCTTCTCAGAAAAACAATTTAAAAATTTTGTTAGTAATAATTTAAAAAATGAGTATCCATTCGTTATTGATCTTACAAAAATTGATTTTCTAGATTCATCGGGACTTGGAGCTCTTGTTCAGACGGCTAAAGAATGTAAAAAGTTAAAATTAGGTTTTTCAATTGTTGGTAATTCTAGAGTTGCTCAAACAATTAAACTTGTTCGTTTGGGCGACTTTCTAAATTTAAAGTCGTGTCTTGAAGATGCCTTAACTTATTTAAAAAATTGAATTATTGGATTCAAAACTTGGTTCCATATGGTAATCCTGAAGAAATAGGTGTTATTCAACTTGCTTGGCTGGGTGATTCAGTATGGGAACTTCATCAAAGACTAAGATATGTTCATTTTCCTTTGAAATCAAAAGAACTCCATTTATCAGTTGTAAACGAAGTAAAAGCAAAATCTCAATCAAATTCTTTAAGTCAAATTGAACATTTATTGAATGCAAATGAAATCGATTTAATTAGACGTGCTAGAAATAAAACTAAGAGATACCCAAAATCGTCAGACCCGACCATATACTCAAGAGCAACTGGTTTTGAAACTCTTATTGGTTGGCTATTTCTAAAAGATCCTCAAAGATTATCAACCCTTTTTAAGTATCTTGAAATTAAAATTAAATGAATTAATGAAATACTCATCTAAAAATAATTTTTCTGGAAAAAATAGTAAACCAAACAAGAAAAATTCTAATTCTGATTTTTACTCTAAAAATAAAAATTCTTCAAAAAGAAATAACAAATTTTTGAAAAATTCTTCTGAAAAGAGCACTAATAATATAAATGTAAGTTATAAAAATAAAAGTAATTATTCATCTTTAAGCAATAGAAAGCCAATACCCAAATATATTTCTGAATCGCCTTATAAAGCTTCCGATATTTTTGAAGGGACAGCAAATAAAAGAAATTTTGATGATTGGATATGGGGAAAGCATTCTGTTTTTGAAGCCCTTACTAATGAAAGATATATTAATAGGATTTGGTGTACTTCAGAAATCTTTTCTTCAGAGAAGTTTTACATTTTACTCAAGGATTTTAAATCTAGAGGTGTCCTTATCGAAGAAGTTTCTTGGAGCAGACTTTCACAATTGACATGTGGTGCTTCACATCAAGGTATTGCATTGCAGTTGGCATGTTCTAAAACAATATCACTAGAAAATTTAATTGATTTTTCTAAAAAGGAAACTTCAAATCCTATTATTCTTGCCATAGATGGTATTACTGACCCACATAATCTTGGTGCAATTATTAGATCAGCAGAGGCCTTTAATTGCAATGGTATTATCATTCCTCAAAGAAGATCTGCAGGCTTAACTGGAACAGTTGCCAAAGTAGCAGCAGGAGCCTTGGAACACTTACCAGTAAGTAGAGTTGTTAATTTAAATAGGGCACTTGAACAGCTAAAGCAAAAAGGCTTTCTTGTTGTAGGATTATCTGGAGATGCTAAATTATCGCTTTCAAAGTTTAATGAAAAACCCCCTTTAGTATTAATAGTAGGAGCTGAAGATAAAGGAATTTCTTTACTTACTCAAAAAAAATGTGATTTTCTATTAAGCATTCCTCTTAAAGGTAAAACATCAAGTTTAAACGCCTCAGTCGCTGCTGCAATTTCAATATTTCACTTAACCTGTAAATAAATTTTTAAAAGTTACTACTTTTTATACTCATTAAAATATGGTTGTTTCAATACATTTATATAATTAATAGAAATTTATTGAATTTTAACTACAAAATTGTATAGAATTTAACAAGAATTTACGATCTACAAAGATCTAAAAAATTGATTAGAAATTTTGGAAACAAACTTGGATTAGCTTGGTGGGCTAAAATTGAGACAGAAAATCCTAATACCACCTACTGGTATGGTCCTTTTCTTACAAAAAAAAGCTTAAAAGATAATATGTCTTCATTTATGAAAGACCTTACTGATGAAGGCTCTACTGAAATTAAACATAGTCTAGTTCGTTGCAAAAAAGATGAACCATTAACCTTTTGATAATTATATTTTGATAAAAAGTTGAGAAATGAATTTTAATTCTTTAAGAAAGGAAATTAATAATAAAAATGCTTCTGTTAAAGAATTAATTAATGATTTTTTTTTAAAAATCGATTCCAAAGACCCCAAAATTAATTCTTATATATGTACTACAAAAGATAATGCAATCATACAAGCTGAATATATAGATAAATTAATTCAAAATGGAGAAATACTTCCTCCTCTTGCAGGAATCCCGATAGCAATTAAGGATAATATTTGCACTAAGGGAGTCCTAACTACTTGTGCAAGTAAAATGCTCGAAAGCTTTGTTGCACCTTATGAATCTACAGCATCAAGTAAATTATGGTCTTCAGGAGGTATTTGTTTAGGTAAAACAAATTTGGACGAATTTGCAATGGGTAGTTCAACAGAGACTTCTTTCTTTGGAGTTACTTCGAATCCTTGGGATATTAATAGAGTTCCTGGTGGTAGTTCAGGAGGCAGTGCTGCTTCAGTTGCTGCTGGATTATCTGCCGCTGCTATAGGCTCTGATACTGGAGGTTCAATAAGACAACCAGCCTCTTTTTGTGGAGTTGTTGGGCTCAAGCCTACCTATGGCAGAGTAAGTAGATGGGGATTAGTAGCATTTGCTAGCTCTCTCGATCAAATTGGCCCAATTACAAATACTGTCTCTGATGCCGCTGAAATTCTTTATTCAATATCTGGTAAAGATCCCTTAGATTCAACATGTCTTGATAAACCGGTACCAAATTATCTGAATGATTTAAATAAATCTATAAAGAATTTAAAAATTGGGATCATTAAAGAATGCTTTGAACATCCCGGCTTAAATTTAGAAGTTAAAGATTCAGTTCTATCTGCTGTTGAAAGATTTCAAACTTTAGGAGCCGACATTATTGAAGTTGAATGTCCTAGATTTAACGATGGAATTGCCACATATTATGTAATTGCACCATCTGAAGCATCTGCAAATTTGGCTAGATACGATGGAGTTAAATATGGTTATAGATCGAATGAATGTTCTAATCTTCTCGATATGACTTCAAAAAGCAGAGCTGAAGGATTTGGTGATGAAGTGCAAAGAAGAATTTTAATAGGAACTTATGCTTTGTCTGCTGGATACAATGACGCTTATTACAAGAAAGCACAACAAGTTAGAACATTAATTAGAAAAGACTTTGATAATGCTTTCAAAAAAGTAGATATTTTATTAACTCCGACATGCCCAACTACCGCTTTTTTAAAGGGTGATTTTGCCAATGATCCTCTTTCTATGTATCTGTCTGATCTATTAACTGTTCCTGCTAATTTGGCAGGACTACCAGCTATAAGTATTCCTTGTGGTTTTGATACTAAAGGTTTACCAATAGGACTTCAATTAATTGGAAATGTGTTAGAGGAGAATCGGATATTGAATGCCGCAAATATTTTCGAAATTGATGCGCAGGTAATTAAGAACAGACCAGTATTCTAAATTTGTATTAATAATTAATTTGTAATCACAAAGTATAGATCTTTCTGAAATTTTCTCTATCTTATATATATAAATTATTTGAATATGGGTTTTGTTCCGCTTCATAATCATAGTGACTACAGCTTACTTGATGGAGCCAGTCAAATTTCAAAAATTGTAGAAAGAGCTTCTGAACTTGGAATGGAATCTATAGCTCTTACTGATCATGGAGTTATGTATGGTGTTCTCGATTTAGTCAAGAGGTGTAAAGAGAAAGGCATAAAACCAATAATTGGTAATGAAATGTATGTGATTAATGGTTCTATTGATGATCCTCAACCTAAAAAAGAAAAAAGATATCATTTGGTGGTGTTAGCAAAAAATTATACTGGTTATAAGAATTTAGTTAAGTTAACAACAATTAGTCATTTAAATGGGATGAGAGGTCGTGGCATTTTTTCTAGACCATGTATTGATAAATCTCTTTTAAGTAAATATAGTGATGGTCTTATTGTTTCTACAGCTTGTCTTGGTGGAGAGATACCTCAAGCTATCCTCAAAGGTAGATTAGACGTAGCAGAGAATATAGCTCTTTGGTATAAAAATTTATTTGCAGATGATTTTTATTTAGAAATACAAGATCACGGCTCTATTGAGGATAGAATTGTTAACGTTGAATTGATAAAAATTGGTAAGAAACACCAAATAAAAGTCATCGCTACTAACGACGCGCACTACTTGTCAAATATGGATGTTGAAGCACATGATGCGTTGCTTTGTGTATTAACCGGAAAACTAATAAGTGATGAAAAAAGATTGAGATATACAGGCACAGAATACATTAAAAGTGAAAATGAAATGCTTGAACTTTTTAAGGATCATATTGATGATGAATCAATTAATGAGGCAGTAAATAATACAGTAGAAATTTCCCAAAAAGTTGAAGTATTTGATTTGTTTGGTAATTACAGAATGCCAAAATTCCCTCTCAATGAAGATACAGATTCATTTTCTTTCCTAACACAATTATCTAACCAAGGTCTTTTAAAAAGACTTAAAAAAAATGATCTTACAGAAGTTGATGAGAACTATAGAAATAGACTAACTGCCGAATTAAAAATCATAAAAGATATGGGTTTCCCAGATTATTTTTTGGTAGTTTGGGACTACATCAAATTTGCTAGAGATAACTCTATCCCAGTAGGACCAGGTAGAGGTTCTGCGGCAGGATCATTAGTAGCTTATGCCCTTCAAATCACAAATATAGATCCAGTTGAGCACGGATTGTTGTTTGAGAGATTTTTAAATCCAGCGAGAAAGTCCATGCCAGATATTGATACCGACTTTTGTATTGATAGGAGAAACGAAGTTATTGATTATGTTACTAATCGTTATGGAGAGGATAAGGTTGCGCAAATAATTACTTTCAATAAAATGACCTCTAAGGCTGTTTTAAAAGATGTTGCAAGAGTTCTAGACATATCTTATGGTGAGGCTGATAAATTGGCTAAGTTAATACCAGTTGTAAGAGGGAAACCTTATAAACTAAATGAAATGATTGATAGGAATTCTCCTAGCCAAGAGTTTAGAGACAAATATATTAATGATAATAGAGTAAAAAAATGGGTTGATTTAGCTTTGAGAATTGAAGGAACTAATAAAACATATGGAGTCCATGCTGCTGGAGTTGTTATCGCATCAGATCCGCTTGACGAACTTGTACCTCTTCAAAGAAACAATGAAGGACAAATAATAACCCAATATTCTATGGATGATATCGAATCACTTGGATTATTGAAAATGGATTTCTTGGGGCTTAAGAATCTTACGATGATTGAAAAGACAGTTTCTATTATTAATCAATCTACTGGGAAGAAAATAAATATTGATGAGTTACCTCAAAATGATGGGAAAACCTTTGAGCTTATTGGGAGAGGAGATCTTGAAGGTATTTTTCAACTTGAATCTTCTGGTATGAAACAGGTTGTTAAGGATTTCAAACCTAACTCTCTTGAGGATATTTCGTCAATACTTGCTCTTTATAGACCTGGTCCTCTTGATGCAGGCCTTATTCCTAAATTTATAAATCGAAAAAATGGGAATGAAAAGGTCGATTTCCCTCATCCTCTTATTGAGTCAATTCTCACTGAAACCTATGGAATTATGGTTTACCAAGAACAAATTATGAAAATTGCACAAGACCTGGCAGGTTATTCTTTAGGTGATGCCGATTTACTTCGAAGGGCAATGGGGAAAAAGAAAGTATCTGAAATGGTTAAGCATAGAAGTATTTTTGTAGAAGGTTCTATGAAGAAAGGTGTAAATGAAAAATTAGCAAATGATCTTTTTGATCAAATGGTTTTATTCGCAGAATATTGTTTTAACAAAAGTCATTCAACGGCTTATGGGGCTGTAACTTATCAAACTGCATTTTTAAAAGCCCATTTTCCTGTTGCATATATGGCAGCCCTTTTAAGTGTAAATGCAGGCTCTAGCGACAAGATGCAAAGATATATTTCCAATTGTTATTCGATGGGAATAGAAGTTATTTCACCAAGCATTAATTTTTCAGGGGTTGATTTCACTATTAAAAATAATCAGATTATATTTGGGTTATCTGCAATTAAGAATTTAGGAGATTCCGCAATAAGAAATATAATTGAAAACCGAAATAGTTTTGGAATCTTTAAGTCATTATCGGATTTGTGCGATCGTTTACCTTCTAGTGTTCTTAACAAAAGAAGTCTTGAATCCTTAATTCATTGTGGAGCACTAGATGAGTTTTCAAATGATAATAATAGAGCTCAGTTATTGTCAGATCTCGAACACGTTGTTGAGTGGGCCTCTTCAAGAAATCGTGATAGATTATCCGGGCAAGGAAATTTATTTGACTCTAAAGAAGAATTTTCTAATATTGCTTTTTCAGATTCACAATTAGCTAAGGTTGATGATTATTCACTTATTGAAAAGTTAAAGTTAGAAAAGCAGCTCTTAGGCTTTTATTTATCTGATCATCCTCTAAAACATTTAACTAAGCCAGCTAAACTTATTTCTCCCATAAGCATTTCGCAGTTAGAAGAAACCAAAGATAGAACCAAAGTATCTTTAGTTGGCATGATTCCTGATTTGAAGCAAATCACAACTAGAAAAGGAGATAGGATGGCTATAGTCCAGCTAGAAGATCTTTCTGGAAGTTGCGAAGCAGTAGTTTTTCCAAAAACCTATGTAAGATTATCAGAATTTCTTTTGACTGATACTAGATTATTATTGTGGGCAACAATTGATAAAAAGAGTGATAAGACTCAATTAATAATTGATGATTGTAGAGAAATAGATAACCTCAAATTGCTTATTATTAATCTTGAAAGTTCTCAAGCATCAGATGTAAGAGTACAAAATACTTTGAGAGACTGTTTAATTAAATTTAAACCAGATAAAGGTAGATGTGGAATAAAGATTCCAGTTTTAGCTGCAGTAAGAAGTAAAAATAGCGTTACCTACGTTAAATTTGGGGAACAATTTTGTATTGGAGATATTCAGGGAGCATGCAAACTATTAGAAAATAAATCATTTCAAGTTAATTTGAAATCTTTAGTATCCTAGATTAACCATTATCTTCAAAATTTTGAGTTGCAGGTTTAAAGGCTGCTTTTGCTCGTTCTATATTCAATGGAATATTTTCAATACCGAAAAAAGATCCAGGCTCTTTATCCCAACTAGCTGATAATATTCCAAAACTTAATCCTGCGAGACCTAATAAGAAAAACAAAGCTGAAACAGCAATTGTTGAGGAAGGAGGTATTTCAGCAATATTTCTTGTAACGATAATGTAGCTAACAACAAAAACCGACATTCCTAATATTGTTGGTATGCCTGCTGTAAAAAAAATTCTTCTCGCCATTCTATCAGCAACATATTTAGGTATCCCATTAGATATTTTCTTTTTGGTAGTTAAAGTATTAGATGTTTTTTCTAAATTAGCAAACGCATCTTTCTCAGAAAAAACTTTTTTCTTTTTATTTTGTGTCTTTTTTTTGGATTGCTTTCTTTTCATTAATTGAAATCATCCTCTGATTCCAATTTTCTTTACTAGATCTTGATATTTCTGAACGTTTTTGTCTTTTATATAGGTTAGTAATCTTTTCCTTTTACCAATCATTTTTAATAATCCTTGCCTAGAAGCAAAATCATGAATGTTTCCTTGAAGGTGGTCACTTAATTTCGATATTCTTTTAGAAAGCATTGCTACTTGAACTTCAACTGATCCTGTATCAGTTGGATGAACCTGATGAGTTTCAATAAGCTCCTGTTTTTCAGCTGTATCTAATGACATAAAATTTATTTTCCTTAATCCATAATACTACGTCACATAGATAAATTACTAATATCTTTATCTAGATAATCCATAGCTAATTTCAATAAATTTTCAAATGATAAACTATTTTCTTTTTTATCTAGGATATCGACTTCTTTAATAAGAATGGGTAAGATAGTTTTTATTTCTTTATTTTTGTAATTTAATGATTGAAGAGTTAACTGCAGGTCCTCCATCATTTTATTAATTTCGGGATCCATAATCTCAAATTCATCTTTTCCTTTTTCTTCTTCAAATTGTATTTCACTTTTAAATTTACTTTTTAATTCTAAAATTAGCCGATCACTCATTTTTTGCCCTATACCAGGCACGGAACAGATTAATTTTTTGTTTTGAGTTTTTATTGCATTGAAAACTTCACTAATGGAAAATTTATTTAATATCGCCATTCCAATTTGAGATCCAACACCTCGAATACTTAAAATTTCAATAAAAAAATTCTTTTGATCCTTTGATGTAAAACCAAATAGTAAATCTGAATCTTCTTTCTTAATATGTTTTATCCAAAGAGTAATATTTTTATTAGTTATCTGATTTGATTTTAATTTGAGAAAAAAGGTTTCTAATATTTGTATTTCGTATCCTATTCCTTGACAATTTATTAAAACAAAAAATTTTTGATTTGTTTGCCATAATTCAACAAACTCTCCATTTATCCAGCTAATCAATTAACCACCATCCACCTGACATCCAATTAGTGCCCCTGCTGTACCACCAGCAGGCACTGCCCAAAATCTATCTTTTCCTCTACTGGAGGAAAGTGCTATTCCAGCACCAAGAAGACCCCCAATAACTGTACCTTCACTACAGTCATTGTCATCAATTTTTTCCACTTGGCGTTGACCTCCACAGGGTATTTCAACATCCATTTCATAACTTTTTACGTATCCTGGGCTTGATTTTGTCCCAGGAATATATTCCTCTCTATATTCAGTTCTTGTACAGGTTACTGACTTAGGAGTTGTTGCATTAACTTGAACAATAGGAGAAAAACAAAATAATAAAGCTAAATAGAAAAATTTCACCGTTTTTTATTATTCTTATATTATTCTATGTCTTTTTGATTATTTTGGTAGTGGATATAATAGTTCCTAATAAAACTAGTGTGGCCCCTATTAAAAAGTTTATGTTTATTATTTCACTAAAAAACAAAATTCCCCAAATTGAGCCGAATAAAACTTGCAAATAGTTAATTGTTGAGGCTTCGGTAGCAGGTAAATTTTTTAATCCTATAGTTAAGAAAGTCTGACCTAATTGAGTAAATAAGCCAATTCCAATTATCCATACTAATTCATTCCAATTAGGGGTAACCCAGTTCATTAATACAATTGGCAATAAAGTTATAAAAGAAATAAGTGGAAAATATTGAATAATTACATAAACATCTTCAGTAAATGAAAGTTTCTTAACTGTAACGTAAGCTAATGCAGTGCATATAGCTCCAATAAATGCTATTGAAATCGAAACATTTTCAATTTCAACGTTTATATTTGATAACTGACTTGGATTTAATATTATTAATATTCCAATCCAGCCAATAATTAAGGCAAAAATTATATTCCTAGTTATTTTTTCGTTTATAAATATGCCAGCAAATATAGATATAAATATAGGATATGTGTACTGAATGACAGTAGATATACTAAGGGGCATATTTCTTATCGCATAAAAAATACAAACTAAAGCTAAAGTTCCTAAAACACCTCTTAAGATAAGTAAAGGTCTATTTTTGCCCCAAGGATTTATATTTTTTAGATTAATTATAAATAATGTAATAATTAAACTTAACAATGATCTGAATAAAACCAACTCATAAATAGGTATCCTTTTATCAATATTTTTTACACACAATGTCATCAAACTAAAGAAGAATGAAGCAAATACCAAATTAAACTTATTCAGTGAATTAAATTTTTTTTCTAATACGGTAATATTTATCATTTAAAAATATTTTTATTGTGAAATTAAGTAGATTCTTATTTGATTTTGACCTATAACAAATAAATCATTATTTATTTTTTGATAAA from Prochlorococcus marinus XMU1402 includes the following:
- a CDS encoding DMT family transporter, encoding MINITVLEKKFNSLNKFNLVFASFFFSLMTLCVKNIDKRIPIYELVLFRSLLSLIITLFIINLKNINPWGKNRPLLILRGVLGTLALVCIFYAIRNMPLSISTVIQYTYPIFISIFAGIFINEKITRNIIFALIIGWIGILIILNPSQLSNINVEIENVSISIAFIGAICTALAYVTVKKLSFTEDVYVIIQYFPLISFITLLPIVLMNWVTPNWNELVWIIGIGLFTQLGQTFLTIGLKNLPATEASTINYLQVLFGSIWGILFFSEIININFLIGATLVLLGTIISTTKIIKKT
- the rpsO gene encoding 30S ribosomal protein S15, coding for MSLDTAEKQELIETHQVHPTDTGSVEVQVAMLSKRISKLSDHLQGNIHDFASRQGLLKMIGKRKRLLTYIKDKNVQKYQDLVKKIGIRG
- a CDS encoding PAM68 family protein; its protein translation is MKRKQSKKKTQNKKKKVFSEKDAFANLEKTSNTLTTKKKISNGIPKYVADRMARRIFFTAGIPTILGMSVFVVSYIIVTRNIAEIPPSSTIAVSALFFLLGLAGLSFGILSASWDKEPGSFFGIENIPLNIERAKAAFKPATQNFEDNG
- a CDS encoding glycine zipper 2TM domain-containing protein encodes the protein MKFFYLALLFCFSPIVQVNATTPKSVTCTRTEYREEYIPGTKSSPGYVKSYEMDVEIPCGGQRQVEKIDDNDCSEGTVIGGLLGAGIALSSSRGKDRFWAVPAGGTAGALIGCQVDGG
- the ruvA gene encoding Holliday junction branch migration protein RuvA — encoded protein: MISWINGEFVELWQTNQKFFVLINCQGIGYEIQILETFFLKLKSNQITNKNITLWIKHIKKEDSDLLFGFTSKDQKNFFIEILSIRGVGSQIGMAILNKFSISEVFNAIKTQNKKLICSVPGIGQKMSDRLILELKSKFKSEIQFEEEKGKDEFEIMDPEINKMMEDLQLTLQSLNYKNKEIKTILPILIKEVDILDKKENSLSFENLLKLAMDYLDKDISNLSM